A segment of the Micromonospora sediminicola genome:
GCGGCACGGGACGACGAGCCCGCCGAGCGCCCGGCACGGGACGACGAGTCGGTCGGCCGTCGTGCCGCCCGGGAGGACCGCGCGGCCGAGTGGGCGCCCGAGCCGGTGCGGCCGTACGCGCCGGCCGGCGTCGAGCCGCCCGTCGGCTACGAACCGCCCCGCCCCGAGCCGGTCCGCCCGTACGAGCCGGTGCGCGCGGAGCCGTCCGCCGGCCCGGAACCGGCGCACCCCGAACCGACCCGGCCGTTCCGCCTGCCCCGGTCCGAACCGGAGCCGCGGCCGGGCTACGAGCCGTCCGCCGAGCGCCCCTCCTGGGCCGGCCCGCCGGTGCCGGTGACCCCGTTCGGCGGGTCCGCGCCCGCCGAGCCGACCAGCGCCCCGCCGGCCTCCCGGGAGGCGCCCACCGGCCCGCCGTCCGCGGCGTACGCGCCCGCGCCGGCCGGTCCGCCCCACCCGTCGGCGCCGACCGGCCCGCCGTCCGCGAGTTACGCGCCCGCGCCGGCCGGTGAGCCGTTCGCCGGCTACCTCTCCGCGCCCGCCGCGCCGCCGTCCGCCGGACCGGCTCCCGTGCCGTCCCCGCGTGCCGCCGGCGAGCCCCCCGCCGACCCCCGGCAACCGCCGGCCGGGTCCGAGCAGTCCGTCGCACCGGCCACCACCCGGCCGGTCTCCGCCGTCCCCGCCACCGGTGGGACGACGCGCTTCGACCCCGCGCCCCACCCGACGAGCGCACCTCCCTACGCGGCCCGCCGGTCCGCCCCCGAGCCGGTGCCGGCCGCCGACGCGGTCGCCGAGCCCCGGTCGGCGGAGTCGCCCCCGGCGGTGCTGCCGCAGCGCGTCCCCGCCGAGCCGGACGTGCCCGTCGTGCCGGAGCCGCCAGCCGTGGAACCGTCCGCCGAGACTCCCGAACTCGCCCGTATCGCCACCCACCTGCGCCGTGACGACGAGCCCGCGCCGCTGCGCGAGCGGCCGGAGGGCTTCGACGTCAACGCCATCCTCGACGCGGTCCGTGAGGTGGCCGGCGTCCGGGACGCCGCGCTCCGGCGTACCCCGGCCGGCGCGCACAGCCTCCGGCTCGACCTGGCCGACGGCGCGGACCCGGCCGAGGTGAGCCGGGTGGTGGCCCGCCTGCTCCAGGAACGGATGGGCCTGGCCGCCGCCCCGCAGAACCTGCCCGGCGCGCCGGCCCTGCCGCCGCCGCCGGTGCGCCGGCGGTCCGCCGCGGCGCGCGTCGCCGAGGGCCGGTCGGTCCCGACGGTCGACCCCCGATCCGGTACGCCGCAGTCCCGGCCCGTCGACGAGCCGGGTGCGGTGCCGTCCGGGTCGACCGAGGACGACACGTCGGCGCGTACCGGCGTGGTGCGACCCGCCGCCAACCGACCCGCCGAGAACCGGTCCGGCGAGGGCCGGTTCGGCGGGGTGGAGTCGCGTGCCGGCCGGCCGGCCGACGCGCCCGCGGACGGCGACGAGCCGCCCCGCCGCCGCCGGCAGGCCGCCCACCGGGGTCGGGCCACGGTGGAGGAGACGTCGCTGGCGGCCGCGCCGACCGGCATGTCCACCGGCAGCCCGGTCACGCTGGGCACCTCGTACGCCGGTGGGCAGATGACCACGACGGAGACCGCGCCGTCGCGACCGCTGGACACCGGCGGCGTCCCGGGTCCGCGGGTGGTGATCGAGCACGTCCTGGTGAGCACGTTCGGGCTGGACGCGACCACCGAGGTGCGCCTGATCGCCGGGGACCGCACGGCCGAGGGGCACGCGACCGGGCCGGCCGTCGACGGGTACGTGCTCCGGCTCTGCGCGGTGGCCGCGGCCGCCGCGGTGGACGAGCTGCTCGGCCGGGTCGTCCCGGCCGGTGAGCGCGGCCGGTGCTTCGTCGAGCACGCCGCCGTGGTGCCGTTCGGCAACTGCGAGGTGGCCACCGTGGTGGTGCTGCTGGTCTGCGACGGCTGGGTGGAGCAGTTGGCCGGGTCGGCGCTGGTCGCGGGCGACCCCCGGCAGGCGGTGGTCCGGGCCACCCTCGCCGCGGTGAACCGGCGGTTGGAGGCGTTGCTCGCCTGACCGCCCGGTCGCGGTGTGCGGTCGGGCCGGGGCGGGGAAGACTGGAACCATGAAACGCGCCGAACTCTGGCCGGACCATGTCCTTCCCGCGCATCACGTCCCGCCGCCGTGGCCGGGTCGGCACGTGCGTCTCGACGGGACGCTCGTCCACGTCCGGGACACCCCGGCCACCGCGCCCGGCGCCGAGCCGGCCCTCTACGTGCACGGTCTCGGCGGCTCGGCGCAGAACTGGACCGACCTGGCCGGCCTGCTCGCGGGGCGGCTCGACGGCCAGGCGATCGACCTGCCCGGGTTCGGGCGCAGCGAGCCCGGGCGGCGCTACACCGTCCCGGCGTTCGCCGACCGGGTGGTGAGCTGGATCGAGCACAGCGACCGGGGGCCGGTGCACCTGTTCGGCAACTCGCTCGGCGGCGCGGTCGCGGTGCGGGTGGCCGCCCTCCGGCCGGACCTGGTCCGGACGCTCACGCTGATCTCGCCCGCGCTGCCGTTCCTGGACTTCCGGCGTTCGTTGCAGGGGCGGATGCTGCCGTTGCTGGCCATCCCCCGGGGCGAGCGGTTGGCCGCCTGGCGGCTGGCCCAGCTCGCCCCGGAGGTGATGGCCCAGCAGGTGATGGAGTCGTGCGTCGCGGACCTGACCCGGATCAGCGAGCAGCGCCGGCAGGAGGCGATCGACGAGATCCGGATCCGGTACGAGGCGGCCCACTACGCCGCCGCGTACGTCCGGACGTTCCGGGGCCTGGTCGGCAGCTTCCTGCGGTCGTACCTGCCGGGGGCCGGCGCGCTCTGGCGGCAGGCCGCGGCGGTGCGGGTGCCCACGCTGGTGGTGGGTGGCCGGCAGGACCGCCTGGTCGACGTGCGGGTCGCGCCGCAGGCCGCCCGGGTGATCCCGGACAGTCGGCTGCTGCTGCTCGACGGCGTCGGTCACGTGGCCCAGCTGGAGGTGCCCCGGACCGTGGCGCGGGCGGTGCTGGCGTTGCTGGCCGAGGCGGCCCCGGCCGCCACGCCGGCCCCGAACGGGACGAAAGCGCAGGCCAGGGCCATGGTCACCGGAACGGAGGAGAGCGGAACCGGGCGTGACGTGGCAGTCTGAGCCGGATGCCCAGCTCCCGCCGTCCGCGTGCCGCGCGGTCCACGTCCTTTGCCCGCCGATGGCGTTCCGCCGTCGTGGTCTGCGCCTTCGCCGCCGCTGCCGCGGTCGGTGTCGGGGTCGCGTTGCAACTTCCGTCGGCCGGGGCCGAGGTGCTGGTCACGGACGGGTTCGCGGCCCAGCCGCCGGCGCCGCCCGTGCCGGCGCCGCCGCCGAGCGTCTCCCCGTCGCCGTCCCCGGCGCCCAGCTCACCGGCGGCGCCCGTGCTGGCTCTGCCCGGCCCGGTGCCGGCGCACGGCCGGGGCAGCTTCGGCTACGACGACCGGACCAGCGGCGTGCTCGGGACGGCCGGGACGCTGCGCCGGTTCCGGGTGGCGGTGGAGAACGGCTCCGGCGAGGACGTTCACGCCTTCGGTGGGGCGGTGCAGCGGGCCCTGACCGGGCCGGGGAGCTGGGTGGACGGCGGCCGGTTGCGGTTGCAGCGGGTCGCGCCGGGGGAGCGGTACGACTTCACGATCTACCTGGCCACCCGGGACACGGCGGGCCGGCTGTGCGGGGCGGGTGGGATCGACATCCGCAAGGGCGGGGTGCCGTACACGTCGTGCCGGGTGCCGGGCAAGGTCGTGATCAACCTGGACCGGTGGCGCACGTCCGCCCCGCACCTGGTGGCCGCGCGGATGCCGCTGGACGCCTACCGGCTCTACGTGGTCAACCACGAGGTGGGGCACCAGTTGGGGCACCACCACGAGGCCTGTCCGGGCGCGGGCCGGCCGGCGCCGGTGATGCAGCAGCAGACCCTGTTCCTCGACGGGTGCCGGCCGAACCCGTGGCCGTACCTGGGCGGGAAGCGGTACACCGGCCCGGCGCTCTGAAGGCGTTCGTGAGGGATTCTCGCGGCTTGCGCCGCAAAAGCAGCTAAATGCCCGAATTGCGTGGCACCCTGGTGGCATGACGTCGTCGTCCCCTTACGACCCGCCTGCCGCGCCCGAACGACCCGGCCTGCGCCGGATGCGCCGCCGCCGACGGCGGTCGGTGCTGCTGCTGACCATGATGCTCGCGGCCGGCGGCGGCGCCCTGGGGATCACCCGACTGAGCGAGCCGCCGCGCACCGAGCGGGTCCCGCTCGCCGCCGTGCCGTCGCTCGCCCAGGGCGCCGAGGCCGAGATCCCGGCGGCTCCGACCGGCTATCCCACCGCCGGTTCCGGCACCTTCGCCGTGGCCGAGGGCCGGTCGGAGGTACGCGGCCAGGCCGGCCCGCTGCGCCGCTACCGGGTCGAGGTCGAGCAGGGTACGGGTCAGGACGCCGACGAGTTCGCCGCCACCGTGGACGCGGTGCTCGGCGACCCGCGCAGCTGGATCGCCTCCGGGGAGCTGCGGGTGCAGCGGGTGCCCGAGGCGGCCGCCGCCGACTTCACCGTCTACCTGGCCACCCCGGCCACCTCGGAGCGGATGTGTGCCGAGGGCGGGCTGCGCACCGAGCGGTACACGTCCTGCCGGCTTCCCGGCCGGGTGATCCTCAACCTGGCCCGCTGGATGTCGGCGGTCCCCGACTACGGCGCCCCGCTGGAGGTCTACCGGACCTACGTGGTCAACCACGAGGTCGGCCACGAGTTCGGCGAGCTGCACCAGGCCTGTCCCGCGCCCGGCGCCCCCGCGCCGGTGATGCAGCAGCAGACGTACGGGCTGGACGGCTGCGTGCCCAACGCCTGGCCGTACGTCGACGGGGTCCGCTACGATGGTGAGCCGACCGACGGCGTCTGAGTTATTCCCGGTCCCGCAGTTCGGGCCGAGTGTCCCTCATCATGGCCGATCCCCACCCGGGCGAGCGACAATGGCGCGGTCCCACCGCCGATCCCGGGGAGTCCACCGTGTCGTTGCCCCCGCTCGTCGAGCCCGCCGCCGAGCTGACCGTAGACGAGATCCGCCGCTACTCGCGCCACCTGATCATCCCGGATGTCGGGGTCGAGGGGCAGAAGCGGCTGAAGAACGCCCGGGTGCTCTGCGTCGGCGCCGGCGGTCTCGGCTCGCCCGCGCTGATGTACCTCGCCGCCGCCGGCGTCGGCACGCTCGGCATCATCGACTTCGACACCGTCGACGAGTCGAACCTCCAGCGCCAGATCATCCACGGCGTCTCCGACGTCGGCCGGTCCAAGGCCGAGTCCGCCGCGGCCTCGATCCGGGAGATCAACCCGCTGGTCAACGTGGAGATCCACAACACCGCCCTGGACCGGGAGAACGTGCGGGACATCTTCTCCCGCTACGACCTGATCGTCGACGGCACCGACAACTTCGCCACCCGCTACATGGTCAACGACGCGGCCGTGCTGCTCGGCAAGCCGTACGTCTGGGGTTCGATCTACCGCTTCGACGGCCAGGCGTCGGTGTTCTGGGCCGAGCACGGCCCCTGCTACCGCTGCCTCTACCCGGAGCCGCCGCCGCCCGGCATGGTCCCCTCCTGCGCTGAGGGCGGCGTGCTCGGCGTGCTCTGCGCGTCCATCGGGTCGATCCAGGTCAACGAGGCGATCAAGCTGCTCGCCGGCATCGGGGAGCCGCTGGTCGGCCGGCTCATGGTCTACGACGCCCTGGAGATGAGCTACCGCAAGATCAAGGTCCGCAAGGACCCGAACTGCGCGCTCTGCGGCGAGAACCCCACGGTCACCGACCTGCTGGAGGACTACGAGGACTTCTGCGGCGCGGTCTCCGAGGAGGCCCAGGAGGCGGTGGTCGACTCGACCATCACCGCCCTGGAGCTGAAGGAGTGGCAGGACGCCGGCAAGGACATCTTCCTGGTCGACGTCCGCGAGCCCGCCGAGTACGAGATCGTCCGGATCCCCGGCTCCACGCTGATCCCCAAGGGCGAGATCATCTCCGGCGAGGCGCTGGCGAAGCTCCCGCAGGACCGGCAGATCGTGCTGCACTGCAAGTCCGGCGTCCGGTCCGCCGAGGCGCTCGCCGCGCTCAAGGCGGCCGGGTTCAAGGACGCCGTGCACGTGCAGGGCGGCGTGCTGTCCTGGGTCAAGCAGATCGACCCGTCGCTGCCCGCCTACTGACGTCGATGTCCCGAAGGGCCCTTCCGGTGCGCCGGGAGGGCCCTCGGCGTGTCACCGGTGGGCCGGGCCACCTCTGACCGAGCTACCGAGGCGTAACCGCGTCGGCGCAGGTAGCGTCGCCTGCGTGGTGGATCTGGAAGCGGCGATCGGGTTCGTCGTGGCGCACGGGGACGCGGTGGACCGCGCCCGGCTGTCGCGGCTGCGCACCGGCGCGTCGGTGCCGCCGGAGCTGCTCGACGCGGCGGAGTCCGGCCAGGCCGTCGGCGGCGGCTGGCCCGCCGTGCTCGACGGCGAGGTGGCGTCCGTCGACGCGACCTGCTTCCGGCTGTCCGAGCTGGACGACCTGGGCGCGCTCGGCCGTCCCGCCGCCCGGCACGCGCTCGACTGGCTGGCCGCCGGCCAGCTCGCCGACGGGGGCTGGGACGAGCACCCGTCGCTGGCCGGGTTCGCGCCGGAGTGGGCCACGCCCGGCGATCCCGAAGCCCGGTTCTACCTGACCGCCGACGCCGGGTTCTGGCTCACCGTGGCCGGGCTGGACGCCCGCGCCGCCGGCCCGCTCGACCACCGCGTCGGCGGGGCGTACGCCGGGGTGGTCCAGGCGGCGGCCCAGGCGCTGGCCGGGCGGCTCGCGGCGGACGGGAGCTGGCCGTCGTTCCTGCCGGCCGGCTGGCTGGCCGCGGCCGTGCTGCACCGCCAGCAGATGTACTACGAGTCAGCCCGGATCCAGGCCGTGCTCGCCGACCGGATCCCCGGCATGTCCCCGGCCGACGTGGCCTGGCTCGCCGCCACGCTGCGGCGGGTGGAGGTGGGCGAGGAGCAGTGGCTGCTGGTGTCGGCGCGGCGGCGGCTGGCCGAGACCCAGCGCAGCGACGGCGGCTGGGACAGCGACGACGGGCACCAGTTCGACGTGCACACCACGCTGCGCGCGATCCGGGCCTGCCGCCCGACCGCCCCCGAGGCGCCGGTGTCCGGCGCGCCGTTCGTGGTGCCGCGCATCGTCGCGCTGCCGGCCGCGCCGGCCCCGCGTTCCGCCCCCGACGCGTCCTCCGCCCACGCCCCGCGTTCCGTGCCCGGCGCGTCCTCCGCCCAGGTCCCGCTTCCCGCCCCCGAAGCGCCCCCGGTCCAAGCCCCGCCGCCCGCCCCCGACGCGCCCTCGGCCCAAGCCCCGCTTCCCGCCCCCGACGGGTCCTCCGGTGCGGTGCCCGACCTGCGCACAGGCTTCGTTCCAGGTTCGCCCCCGGCCCTCGTCGCAGATCCGACCTCGCTCCCCGTCCCGGCCCCCGCTTCGCTCGCCGGGCACCCGGTCCCACCCGCACCGCCCGTCGATCATGGAGTTGTGGCGCCCAGCATGTCGGATTGACCCCGTTGTCCGAGGTGCCACAACGCCAAGATCGACGAAAAGGCGGGCGGGAGTGCGGGAGTTCCGGGAAGGAGCGCCGCGACAATGCCCCACCCCGGACCGCGCGCCGGATCTTGGAAGGAAGTGGCCGCTCTGAGGGCCGTTTCCTTCCAAGATCTCGTGCGAGGTGTGGTGGGTGACGAGGACGTGGGCGGGCGGACGCGGAGCCGTGGGTGGATCAGCGGACGTGGCCGTCGCCGGTGACCACGTACTTGGTGCTGGTCAGCTCCGGCAGGCCCATCGGCCCGCGGGCGTGCAGCTTCTGCGTCGAGATGCCGATCTCGGCGCCGAAGCCGAACTCGCCGCCGTCGGTGAAGCGGGTCGACGCGTTGACCATGACCGCGGCGGCGTCCACCCGGGCCACGAACTCCCGGGCCGTCCGCTGCGAGTCGGTGACGATGGCCTCGGTGTGGCCGGTGCCGTACCGGCGGATGTGCGCGACCGCGTCGTCCAGGGAGTCGACCACGGCGACCGAGATGTCGGCCGAGAGGTATTCGGTGGCGAAGTCCTCGTCGGTCGCCGCGACCACCCCGGCGGAGTGCGCGGCGACCTCGGGGGTGCCGTGGACGGTCACGCCGGCCTCGGCGAAGGCGGCCAGCACGGCCGGCAGGAAGACGTCCGCGACGGCGCGGTGGACCAGCAGCGACTCGGCCGTGTTGCAGGTGGACAGCCGCTGCGTCTTGGCGTTCAACGTGACCGCCAGCGCCTTGTCGAGGTCGGCGGCGGCGTCCACGTACACGTGGCAGTTGCCCACGCCGGTCTCGATCACCGGCACTGTCGACTCCTCGACCACTGCGCGGATCAGCGACGCGCCGCCGCGCGGGATCAGCACGTCGACCAGGCCCCGGGCGCGCATCAGCTCCTTGACCGAGTCGCGCGAGGAGGAGTCGAGCAGTTGCACCGCGTCCGCCGGCAGGCCGGCGCCGGCGACCGCGTCGCGGAGCACCTCGACCAGGGCGGCGTTGGAGTGCGCC
Coding sequences within it:
- a CDS encoding DUF3152 domain-containing protein gives rise to the protein MTSSSPYDPPAAPERPGLRRMRRRRRRSVLLLTMMLAAGGGALGITRLSEPPRTERVPLAAVPSLAQGAEAEIPAAPTGYPTAGSGTFAVAEGRSEVRGQAGPLRRYRVEVEQGTGQDADEFAATVDAVLGDPRSWIASGELRVQRVPEAAAADFTVYLATPATSERMCAEGGLRTERYTSCRLPGRVILNLARWMSAVPDYGAPLEVYRTYVVNHEVGHEFGELHQACPAPGAPAPVMQQQTYGLDGCVPNAWPYVDGVRYDGEPTDGV
- a CDS encoding glutamate-5-semialdehyde dehydrogenase, encoding MSVVEQARRARDAAEVLATATRTAKDAALHAMADALVARTPEILAANATDLAAGRDAGLSAAVLDRLALDGGRVAAIADALREMAALPDPVGEVVRGSTLPNGLELRQVRVPFGVVGIVYEGRPNVTVDAAGICLKSGNAALLRGSSSAAHSNAALVEVLRDAVAGAGLPADAVQLLDSSSRDSVKELMRARGLVDVLIPRGGASLIRAVVEESTVPVIETGVGNCHVYVDAAADLDKALAVTLNAKTQRLSTCNTAESLLVHRAVADVFLPAVLAAFAEAGVTVHGTPEVAAHSAGVVAATDEDFATEYLSADISVAVVDSLDDAVAHIRRYGTGHTEAIVTDSQRTAREFVARVDAAAVMVNASTRFTDGGEFGFGAEIGISTQKLHARGPMGLPELTSTKYVVTGDGHVR
- a CDS encoding DUF3152 domain-containing protein gives rise to the protein MPSSRRPRAARSTSFARRWRSAVVVCAFAAAAAVGVGVALQLPSAGAEVLVTDGFAAQPPAPPVPAPPPSVSPSPSPAPSSPAAPVLALPGPVPAHGRGSFGYDDRTSGVLGTAGTLRRFRVAVENGSGEDVHAFGGAVQRALTGPGSWVDGGRLRLQRVAPGERYDFTIYLATRDTAGRLCGAGGIDIRKGGVPYTSCRVPGKVVINLDRWRTSAPHLVAARMPLDAYRLYVVNHEVGHQLGHHHEACPGAGRPAPVMQQQTLFLDGCRPNPWPYLGGKRYTGPAL
- a CDS encoding alpha/beta fold hydrolase yields the protein MKRAELWPDHVLPAHHVPPPWPGRHVRLDGTLVHVRDTPATAPGAEPALYVHGLGGSAQNWTDLAGLLAGRLDGQAIDLPGFGRSEPGRRYTVPAFADRVVSWIEHSDRGPVHLFGNSLGGAVAVRVAALRPDLVRTLTLISPALPFLDFRRSLQGRMLPLLAIPRGERLAAWRLAQLAPEVMAQQVMESCVADLTRISEQRRQEAIDEIRIRYEAAHYAAAYVRTFRGLVGSFLRSYLPGAGALWRQAAAVRVPTLVVGGRQDRLVDVRVAPQAARVIPDSRLLLLDGVGHVAQLEVPRTVARAVLALLAEAAPAATPAPNGTKAQARAMVTGTEESGTGRDVAV
- the moeZ gene encoding adenylyltransferase/sulfurtransferase MoeZ, with the translated sequence MADPHPGERQWRGPTADPGESTVSLPPLVEPAAELTVDEIRRYSRHLIIPDVGVEGQKRLKNARVLCVGAGGLGSPALMYLAAAGVGTLGIIDFDTVDESNLQRQIIHGVSDVGRSKAESAAASIREINPLVNVEIHNTALDRENVRDIFSRYDLIVDGTDNFATRYMVNDAAVLLGKPYVWGSIYRFDGQASVFWAEHGPCYRCLYPEPPPPGMVPSCAEGGVLGVLCASIGSIQVNEAIKLLAGIGEPLVGRLMVYDALEMSYRKIKVRKDPNCALCGENPTVTDLLEDYEDFCGAVSEEAQEAVVDSTITALELKEWQDAGKDIFLVDVREPAEYEIVRIPGSTLIPKGEIISGEALAKLPQDRQIVLHCKSGVRSAEALAALKAAGFKDAVHVQGGVLSWVKQIDPSLPAY